Proteins co-encoded in one Polyangiaceae bacterium genomic window:
- a CDS encoding VWA domain-containing protein — protein sequence MSFLVLSALAIAGLVIAPLLAHLLRRGRAEEREFPAAKLVPTSPPVARQRTRLEDRALLLIRAAMILLLALLGATPFVRCSRLALDRSSGASVALAIVVDDSGSMRAKLPTGERRIEKALLGAEELLDSTREGDAVAIVAAGSPARLVLAATTDLSLARETLSKLHATDRDTDLAGASQLARSALERLPHTDKRVVLLSDLAGEPIPDGKIPVVAPLDALKKAVKDCGLVDAIARGNTVTAQVVCSDASATSGRQLSLRPVTPALGPSGAEPADAKPPKAAPLASQAGSQELTLELPSDVAGWEVALDGSDDLPENDACPISPKAAAMGVGVLSDATRSSTVTGGPTLVEHALSALDADVSVQPLALAPDDPKELDGLRALVLDDPAGLSPEARAAIKKWLERGRVAVLFAGPAAARAQLASKLDPFLDAVRWEPTEVAGLDESSLAWLISDGSGLDQLEPKGRAVLEGALPKDAEVLARWSDGRPFMARRNVGRGQAYVIGLPISAEQSDFALRPAFLALLDHLLQQAERLGGPTRTTAGVAWLFPASGELKVTGPGGQLEAELVTSEESQPATRRVTPDRLGRYRVDQSGEATYRIVSVSADELRRQAEATAQTSLASPENTQSSRIDVSPHIAFGLLALLTLELLVRVWRRSREGGDAEPPASRRAGDTANA from the coding sequence ATGAGCTTTCTGGTGCTCTCCGCGCTGGCGATCGCGGGTCTGGTCATCGCTCCTCTACTGGCGCACCTCCTACGCCGGGGCCGCGCAGAGGAGCGCGAATTCCCTGCTGCAAAGCTCGTCCCCACGTCGCCTCCAGTGGCGCGCCAGCGCACGCGACTGGAAGACCGAGCGCTGCTTTTAATCCGCGCGGCAATGATTTTGCTGCTCGCGCTCTTGGGGGCTACGCCCTTCGTGCGTTGCTCGCGTCTGGCGCTCGATAGGAGCAGTGGCGCTTCGGTGGCGCTGGCGATCGTCGTGGACGACTCGGGCAGTATGCGCGCCAAGCTGCCGACGGGCGAACGCCGCATCGAGAAGGCCCTGCTCGGCGCCGAAGAGCTCCTGGACTCGACCCGCGAGGGCGACGCTGTAGCAATCGTCGCTGCAGGCTCACCCGCGCGCCTGGTGCTCGCAGCGACAACCGACTTGTCCCTGGCCCGCGAGACGTTGAGCAAGCTCCACGCCACCGATCGCGACACGGACCTGGCTGGCGCGAGCCAACTCGCGCGTTCGGCGCTCGAGCGACTCCCCCACACGGACAAGCGCGTGGTGCTCTTGAGTGACCTCGCGGGCGAGCCGATCCCCGACGGCAAGATCCCGGTCGTCGCCCCGCTAGACGCGCTGAAGAAGGCCGTGAAGGACTGCGGCCTCGTGGATGCGATTGCGCGGGGAAACACCGTGACCGCTCAAGTGGTGTGCAGCGACGCCAGCGCGACTAGCGGGCGCCAACTATCACTGCGACCGGTTACGCCCGCGCTCGGCCCGAGCGGCGCGGAGCCTGCCGACGCCAAGCCGCCGAAGGCAGCGCCGCTGGCGTCCCAAGCCGGCTCACAGGAGCTCACGCTCGAGCTGCCATCGGACGTCGCTGGCTGGGAGGTCGCGCTCGACGGCAGCGACGACTTACCAGAGAATGACGCGTGCCCAATCAGCCCCAAGGCTGCGGCGATGGGTGTCGGCGTGCTGAGCGACGCAACTCGGAGCAGTACGGTCACCGGCGGGCCCACGCTGGTAGAGCACGCGCTGTCGGCGCTCGACGCAGATGTATCGGTTCAGCCCCTAGCCCTCGCCCCCGACGATCCAAAGGAGCTGGACGGTCTGCGAGCGCTGGTCCTCGATGACCCAGCAGGGCTCTCTCCCGAAGCGCGTGCCGCGATCAAGAAGTGGCTCGAGCGCGGGCGCGTTGCGGTGCTCTTCGCGGGGCCGGCCGCTGCACGCGCTCAGCTGGCGTCCAAGCTGGATCCGTTCCTAGACGCGGTGCGGTGGGAGCCCACGGAGGTGGCCGGCCTCGACGAGAGCAGCCTCGCCTGGTTGATCAGTGATGGCAGCGGCCTGGATCAGCTAGAGCCCAAGGGGCGTGCGGTGCTGGAAGGCGCGTTGCCAAAGGACGCGGAGGTGCTGGCTCGCTGGTCCGACGGTCGCCCCTTCATGGCGCGGCGCAACGTGGGTCGCGGCCAAGCCTACGTCATTGGCCTACCCATTTCCGCAGAGCAAAGCGACTTCGCCCTGCGCCCCGCCTTCCTGGCTCTGTTGGATCACCTGCTTCAACAGGCGGAGCGACTAGGTGGCCCGACGCGCACGACCGCTGGCGTGGCGTGGCTGTTTCCCGCCAGCGGGGAACTCAAGGTCACGGGACCCGGTGGGCAACTCGAGGCGGAGCTCGTGACCTCCGAAGAGTCGCAACCCGCGACCAGGCGCGTCACTCCCGATCGTCTCGGGCGTTACCGCGTGGATCAAAGTGGCGAGGCCACGTACCGCATCGTGAGCGTCTCGGCAGACGAACTCCGCCGCCAGGCGGAGGCGACGGCGCAGACAAGCTTGGCGAGTCCGGAAAACACCCAATCCTCGCGCATCGACGTGTCTCCGCACATCGCGTTCGGGCTACTGGCGCTCTTGACCCTGGAGCTCCTGGTGCGAGTCTGGCGCCGGTCACGTGAAGGTGGGGACGCCGAGCCGCCGGCAAGTCGGCGTGCAGGGGACACGGCCAACGCGTAG
- a CDS encoding DUF58 domain-containing protein has translation MPELNLAKGLDWGELSPLRLTARTVADGVYAGLHRSPRKGAGIEFGGHREYTPGDDLRWLDHRALMRHGRLMIKEFETETDRVLRLIVDASASMSFKSERGKGAKLAFASLLAAALARIAIGAGDPVAVEWLGGDGVRSLPAMGGREAFERIVGSLEQAAPSAPGPLDTAELERVIASVARHTRRGAVVILFSDLLDLPLEALDQFTSLGAQRRTLIVVQVLDPLEADFSLSGPLRLRATETRYLVETDAETARDGYLAALSKLQETWRARLVSRRGRLVVCNSAENPVDVVRAIIRAAEGRPG, from the coding sequence ATGCCTGAGCTGAACCTCGCCAAGGGGCTCGACTGGGGAGAGCTCTCACCGCTGCGGTTGACCGCGCGCACCGTGGCGGACGGCGTGTACGCGGGCCTGCATCGCAGCCCGCGCAAGGGCGCGGGCATCGAGTTCGGTGGGCACCGCGAATACACGCCAGGCGACGACCTGCGTTGGCTCGATCACCGTGCCTTGATGCGCCACGGGCGCCTGATGATCAAGGAGTTCGAGACGGAGACCGACCGTGTCTTGCGCTTGATCGTCGACGCCAGCGCCTCCATGTCGTTCAAGAGTGAGCGTGGGAAGGGCGCGAAGTTGGCGTTCGCTTCGCTGCTCGCGGCGGCTCTCGCGCGCATCGCAATCGGCGCTGGCGACCCAGTCGCCGTCGAGTGGCTTGGCGGCGACGGCGTGCGCTCCTTGCCTGCCATGGGTGGACGCGAGGCTTTCGAGCGCATCGTTGGCAGCTTGGAGCAAGCAGCTCCGAGCGCACCGGGGCCGCTCGACACCGCCGAGCTCGAGCGGGTGATCGCTTCGGTGGCGCGCCATACTCGCCGCGGTGCAGTGGTCATACTCTTCAGCGACTTGCTCGACTTGCCTCTCGAGGCGCTGGACCAGTTCACGTCCCTTGGTGCCCAACGCCGCACGCTGATCGTCGTGCAAGTGCTGGACCCGTTGGAAGCTGACTTCAGCCTCAGCGGCCCACTACGGCTGCGCGCGACGGAGACTCGATACCTCGTGGAAACAGATGCTGAAACCGCGCGCGATGGCTATCTCGCGGCGCTCAGCAAGCTCCAAGAGACCTGGCGAGCGCGCCTGGTCAGTCGGCGCGGGCGTCTGGTGGTGTGTAACAGCGCCGAGAACCCGGTCGACGTTGTACGGGCGATTATTCGCGCCGCCGAGGGTCGACCCGGATGA
- a CDS encoding LysM peptidoglycan-binding domain-containing protein: MTRERQTAQVSPKPARRKWFGALAVGLLSVFLTEPASAFTYLVRPTDTLASVAERMYGRIQHEKILVAANGLDLEGGTRIVPGMRLEVPAIGHRRVVAGDTWPALAEDLLGAKYRDVVFSAANDTSPWLAPKDGSEIIVPFNLRVVIKDGDDIVKVAYEFTGDRNKAWVLDHYNGLGGRKLLRGDVVLVPLTDLALTKEGREYAAVAAEARLGEAEGQSRDAQLQVESELPSLLGDVRGGRYVDAIRRGGTFLAMGKLSRPQVATIQRQLLEAYAALGAVGLATAACKAWLENDPLARLDPIELSPKLISACGPAEDTRALPAPSASTSSDAGAAP, encoded by the coding sequence GTGACGCGGGAGCGCCAAACAGCTCAAGTTTCGCCCAAGCCGGCGCGACGCAAGTGGTTCGGTGCGCTCGCCGTGGGCTTGCTCAGCGTGTTCCTCACCGAGCCGGCTTCCGCTTTCACGTACTTGGTGCGCCCGACGGACACCCTGGCCAGCGTCGCTGAGCGCATGTACGGCCGCATCCAGCACGAGAAGATCTTGGTCGCGGCGAACGGGCTGGATCTGGAAGGCGGGACGCGCATCGTCCCCGGCATGCGCCTCGAGGTGCCGGCCATCGGTCATCGCCGGGTGGTCGCTGGCGACACCTGGCCAGCCCTCGCGGAGGACCTGCTCGGCGCCAAGTATCGCGATGTGGTGTTCTCGGCGGCGAACGACACCTCGCCATGGCTCGCGCCAAAGGACGGCTCCGAGATCATCGTGCCATTCAACTTGCGAGTCGTGATCAAAGACGGCGACGACATCGTCAAGGTCGCCTACGAGTTCACGGGCGACCGCAACAAAGCCTGGGTGCTCGACCACTACAACGGTCTCGGTGGACGCAAGCTCTTGCGCGGCGATGTAGTGCTCGTCCCGCTCACGGATCTCGCCCTCACGAAGGAAGGCCGTGAGTACGCCGCCGTGGCGGCGGAAGCGCGCCTGGGTGAAGCCGAAGGTCAGTCGCGAGACGCTCAGCTGCAAGTCGAGTCGGAGCTACCTTCTCTACTAGGCGACGTCCGCGGTGGTCGCTATGTGGACGCCATCCGCCGCGGCGGAACCTTCCTTGCCATGGGGAAACTCAGCCGCCCCCAGGTCGCGACGATTCAGCGTCAGCTGCTCGAGGCGTACGCGGCGCTGGGCGCCGTTGGCCTCGCCACCGCAGCCTGCAAGGCCTGGCTCGAGAACGACCCCCTCGCGCGGCTCGATCCCATCGAGCTGAGCCCGAAGTTGATCTCCGCGTGTGGACCGGCAGAGGACACCCGCGCACTCCCCGCCCCTTCGGCGAGCACCAGCTCCGACGCTGGAGCCGCGCCGTGA
- a CDS encoding serine/threonine protein kinase, which translates to MNEPNSTLRRGSRLGCYRIEEVLGAGASGAVYVAECVEESEAGAETSPVKLPGETLPGPRVGQRVALKVLHRHLVKNYQISKRFAREARILSRLEGEHLVRLLDFGEADGQLYMALELVSGTALDVLMQGVRLRVHDAVKILTEICTALEVAHGSGVVHRDLKPGNVILEGVDSESEAFDSGRVRVLDFGMAKLIHGSSSVSMTALTEQNMVFGTPEYMAPEQARGDEVDARSDIYSAGVLLYELISGKLPFRGNTPIGIMTAHLTEEPVPPSSHAPDRKIPPAIESVVLHAMAKEPAARYPSARHLREALQQALESPEDIHSIAPPSSDDLSLTDTQHDMKLPDGLGRTEVDMVAVTLDARPAQAEQGSSKVWLLVAIIAALVGIAAGVAVSLGTS; encoded by the coding sequence GTGAACGAGCCCAACTCCACGCTTCGCCGGGGCAGCCGCCTCGGCTGCTACCGCATCGAAGAGGTCCTCGGCGCGGGCGCGAGTGGCGCCGTTTACGTCGCAGAGTGCGTCGAGGAGAGCGAAGCGGGCGCAGAGACCAGCCCAGTAAAACTCCCTGGGGAAACGCTCCCCGGGCCAAGAGTCGGACAGCGGGTAGCGCTGAAGGTGCTGCACCGGCACCTGGTGAAGAACTACCAGATCAGCAAGCGCTTCGCGCGCGAGGCGCGCATCCTGAGCCGCCTCGAGGGCGAACACTTGGTGCGCCTACTGGATTTTGGCGAGGCGGACGGCCAGCTCTACATGGCTCTGGAGCTCGTCAGTGGCACGGCGCTAGATGTCCTGATGCAGGGGGTGAGGTTACGCGTTCACGACGCAGTAAAAATCCTCACAGAAATATGTACCGCGCTCGAGGTAGCTCACGGCTCCGGCGTGGTGCATCGCGACCTCAAGCCAGGGAACGTCATTTTGGAAGGCGTGGACAGCGAGTCCGAGGCCTTCGATAGCGGACGCGTCCGTGTGCTCGATTTCGGGATGGCGAAGCTGATTCATGGCTCATCGAGCGTCTCAATGACGGCGCTCACCGAACAGAACATGGTGTTCGGAACTCCCGAGTACATGGCACCAGAGCAAGCTCGCGGGGACGAGGTCGACGCGCGCAGCGACATCTACTCCGCAGGCGTGCTGCTGTATGAGCTGATCAGCGGCAAGCTGCCGTTCAGGGGCAACACGCCTATTGGGATCATGACCGCTCACCTCACGGAGGAGCCGGTGCCGCCTTCTAGCCACGCGCCGGATCGCAAAATCCCGCCCGCCATCGAGTCCGTGGTGCTGCACGCGATGGCGAAGGAGCCAGCCGCTCGCTACCCGTCGGCGCGCCACCTGAGGGAGGCTCTTCAGCAGGCGCTGGAGAGCCCTGAAGACATCCACAGCATCGCACCTCCGAGCAGCGATGACCTCTCGCTGACGGACACCCAGCACGACATGAAGCTGCCCGACGGGTTGGGCCGCACGGAAGTGGATATGGTCGCCGTGACGCTAGACGCTCGACCGGCGCAAGCAGAACAAGGCAGCAGCAAGGTCTGGCTGCTGGTGGCGATCATCGCTGCGCTGGTCGGAATCGCCGCTGGCGTCGCCGTGAGCCTAGGAACGAGCTGA
- a CDS encoding peptidylprolyl isomerase — protein sequence MRIRAPRNTSLAAALVGLALLASSQTSSATVVERVVAVVGEQAILLSDLRQRAKPVLTRVYQQTPPGAQRAAATSQVYKEVLERMVEEELERRAANQARITITAKEIDDAIVRVARQNKVSVDKLIGEAISSGMTEAEYRSELRRQLLEAKLMNLRIAGRIRITEEDLKSSYRAIVMEERGKLAFRAAWVMVNIPAGADDAGIAKARAEAKRIASKARSGSDFGKLAKQYSVDVKTKDQGGLLPRQLPSQLPKDLRAAVMNLELGDVSDPVRLGGTFVVLKLVERTESELPSYEEARNQLQGRVYMEKMAKAREHWLRTLRKRTHVEVRL from the coding sequence ATGCGCATTCGAGCACCACGCAACACCTCGCTGGCCGCCGCCCTCGTGGGATTGGCCTTGCTTGCCAGCTCGCAGACGAGCTCCGCGACGGTGGTGGAGCGCGTCGTCGCGGTGGTCGGAGAGCAGGCGATTCTGCTTTCGGACCTGCGTCAGCGAGCGAAGCCGGTGTTGACCCGGGTGTACCAGCAGACTCCCCCCGGCGCCCAACGCGCCGCCGCCACCTCACAGGTCTACAAAGAGGTGCTGGAGCGTATGGTCGAGGAGGAGCTGGAGCGGCGCGCGGCCAATCAAGCGCGGATCACCATCACCGCCAAGGAGATTGACGACGCGATCGTGCGCGTTGCGAGGCAGAACAAGGTCTCCGTGGACAAGCTGATCGGCGAGGCGATCTCCAGTGGCATGACCGAAGCGGAGTATCGTTCCGAGCTCCGGCGCCAGCTGCTCGAAGCGAAGCTGATGAACTTGCGCATCGCCGGCCGGATTCGCATCACCGAAGAAGATCTCAAGAGCAGCTACCGCGCGATCGTGATGGAAGAGCGTGGGAAGCTCGCTTTCCGCGCGGCATGGGTCATGGTGAACATCCCTGCCGGTGCCGATGACGCGGGCATCGCGAAAGCGCGTGCAGAAGCGAAGCGTATTGCGAGCAAAGCTCGTTCAGGGAGCGACTTCGGCAAACTGGCGAAGCAGTACTCGGTCGACGTGAAGACGAAGGACCAGGGAGGCCTGCTACCCCGTCAGCTCCCAAGTCAGCTGCCAAAGGACTTGCGGGCAGCCGTCATGAACCTGGAACTCGGCGACGTCTCCGATCCGGTACGGCTAGGTGGGACCTTCGTGGTCCTGAAGTTGGTGGAGCGCACGGAGAGCGAACTCCCCAGCTACGAAGAGGCGCGCAATCAGCTCCAGGGACGCGTCTACATGGAGAAGATGGCCAAAGCCCGGGAGCACTGGCTGCGCACGCTCCGCAAGCGCACCCACGTCGAAGTGCGACTGTGA
- a CDS encoding serine/threonine protein kinase, with product MSSNSPSSSRHRTQSIPYTGGGKEELRAAILKPYLLRLRDQRGEKTARALLSTVGLSPMVLDDETEWISVAAARRALRALSTALGDDAVRNRGEWMTHPETLGTYVNLLRVSSHPIDAYRYLTAHAAETTRVGTYALNETGAGKAEVVYSPRPEAESPQNDRLLCIARQAELAAVPRLWGLPDAIVSSTSCLADGDATCTYHLRWESPSAATRLPMTAVAGAIASGGSVAFSGSWIATTIGAVVGGGLGAVIGGLMDRVRRERVSRTFEKNRIAALERGLELRGMTHAPTGGGLMGSVLGGKYRILRKIGSGGIGAVYAAEHIALGSQVAIKVLRGAAALDAAEIARLRREAQVQVSIEHANVIRTIDLDQMPDGSIYVVMELLRGKSLAELLRKSGRVTPDAAVPWFIQVCRGLYAAHRLGVVHRDLKPGNIFICDDGRVKVLDFGMSKLASAEALTEEGYTLGTPEYMSPEQCIGAPVEPRSDLYAFGVLMYEALTGDIPIQARTRRELLELHQRAIPVPMRERYPDLHIPEELDSAVMRCLKKRAAERPANARELEDLLKRVPIDSTTQSSLPPARKESRTRP from the coding sequence ATGAGCAGCAACTCGCCCAGCTCTTCGCGGCATCGCACGCAGAGCATCCCCTACACGGGGGGAGGCAAGGAAGAGCTGCGCGCGGCGATCCTCAAGCCGTATCTCCTGCGCCTGCGCGACCAACGCGGTGAGAAGACGGCTCGGGCACTGCTGTCTACCGTTGGGCTCTCACCCATGGTGCTCGACGACGAAACCGAGTGGATCAGCGTCGCTGCGGCGCGCCGCGCACTGCGCGCATTGAGCACGGCGTTGGGGGATGATGCCGTACGGAACCGAGGCGAGTGGATGACCCACCCGGAGACCCTCGGCACCTACGTCAACTTGCTGCGTGTCTCCTCGCACCCCATCGACGCCTACCGCTACCTCACCGCCCACGCCGCGGAGACGACGCGCGTCGGTACCTACGCGTTGAACGAGACGGGCGCCGGCAAGGCTGAGGTCGTGTACTCACCACGCCCGGAGGCAGAGTCGCCACAGAACGACCGTCTGTTGTGCATCGCACGCCAGGCTGAGCTCGCCGCCGTTCCACGCCTGTGGGGCCTACCGGACGCCATCGTGAGTTCGACCTCTTGCCTGGCTGACGGCGACGCGACCTGCACCTACCACCTGCGCTGGGAGTCTCCGAGCGCCGCCACGCGCTTGCCGATGACGGCGGTCGCTGGCGCCATCGCGAGCGGAGGCTCCGTGGCCTTCAGCGGCAGCTGGATCGCGACCACGATTGGTGCCGTGGTTGGCGGAGGCTTGGGAGCCGTTATCGGCGGGTTGATGGACCGGGTGCGACGTGAACGCGTCTCACGCACGTTCGAAAAGAACCGCATCGCAGCGCTCGAGCGTGGCCTCGAACTGCGCGGCATGACTCACGCGCCGACTGGCGGTGGTCTCATGGGTTCGGTGCTCGGCGGCAAGTACCGCATCCTGCGCAAGATCGGCTCGGGCGGCATCGGCGCGGTGTATGCGGCCGAGCACATCGCGCTCGGCTCTCAGGTCGCCATCAAGGTGCTGCGCGGCGCCGCCGCTCTGGACGCCGCCGAGATCGCCCGCTTGCGCCGCGAAGCGCAGGTGCAGGTTTCCATCGAGCACGCGAACGTGATCCGCACCATCGACCTGGATCAGATGCCAGACGGATCCATCTACGTCGTGATGGAATTGCTGCGCGGAAAAAGTCTCGCAGAGCTCCTGCGGAAGAGCGGGCGGGTGACTCCCGACGCCGCGGTCCCCTGGTTCATCCAGGTCTGCCGCGGGCTCTACGCTGCGCATCGTCTCGGGGTCGTTCACCGGGATTTGAAGCCCGGCAACATCTTCATCTGCGACGACGGTCGAGTGAAGGTGCTCGACTTCGGGATGAGCAAGCTAGCTAGCGCTGAGGCGCTGACCGAAGAGGGCTACACCCTCGGCACCCCCGAGTACATGTCCCCGGAGCAGTGCATCGGCGCGCCGGTCGAGCCACGCTCCGACCTCTATGCGTTCGGGGTGCTGATGTACGAGGCGCTCACCGGGGACATCCCGATTCAGGCGCGCACCCGACGAGAGTTGCTCGAACTGCACCAGCGCGCGATTCCGGTACCCATGCGGGAGCGCTACCCCGACCTCCACATCCCTGAGGAGCTGGACTCGGCCGTGATGCGTTGCCTGAAAAAACGTGCAGCAGAGCGTCCAGCCAACGCGCGAGAGCTCGAGGACCTACTGAAGCGCGTTCCGATCGACTCAACGACGCAAAGTTCACTGCCGCCGGCGCGAAAAGAGTCTAGAACTCGGCCGTGA